GCCATCGTGAAGTCCGGCCATGCGGGCGACGACCGGGCGGCCAACCGGTCGCTGCTGATCGATGCGAACGGCACGATCGTGGCGCGCTATGACAAGCTGCACGTCTTCGACGTCGATCTGGCCAATGGCGAGACCTATCGGGAAAGTTCGACGATCCGCCCGGGCGACGGGGCCTGCGTCGCGGGCACGCCGTGGGGCCGGATGGGCCTCACGATCTGCTACGACGTGCGGTTCCCGCACCTGTTCCGCCAGCTGGCCAGGGCGGGGGCCTGCATGATCGCGGTGCCCGCCGCCTTCACCGTGCCGACCGGAGAGGCGCATTGGGAGACCCTGCTGCGCGCCCGCGCCATCGAGACCGGAGCCTTCGTCCTGGCCCCGGCCCAGGGCGGCACGCACGAGGACGGCCGCAGGACCTGGGGCCATTCGATCGTCGTCGGTCCGTGGGGCGAGGTGATCGCGAAGCTGGACCATGACGAGCCGGGCGTGCTGCACGCCACGCTCGACCTCGCAGCGGTCGAGGCCGCCCGGACTTCGGTGCCCCAGCTGCGGCACGACCGGGACTTTGCGCCCCCCGGAGACCCGACGTGATCCGCTATGCCCTGAGGTGCGAGGCCGATCATCCGTTCGAGGCCTGGTTCGGATCGTCCGGCGACTATGACGATCAGGCGGCCCGCGGCCTGGTCGAATGCCCGTTCTGCGGGTCCCGCAACGTGGCCAAGCAGATCATGGCCCCTGCCGTCTCGGGCACCCGCAAGGCGGCGCCCGCCGTCGAAATGGCCCGGGTCCAGACCATGATGATGCAGGCGGCGCGCGAGGTGCGCAGCCATGTGGAGGCGAATTTCGACTATGTCGGCGACACCTTCGCCCGCGAGGCGCGCGCCATCCACGAGGGCCAGTCCGAAAAGCGCGAGATTTACGGCGAGGCTACGCCCGCCGAGGTGAAGGCGCTGAAGGCGGACGGCGTGCCCTGCGCCGCCCTGCCCCCCGCGCCGCTCGATCCGGCCAAGGTAAACTGATGGCGGGCGGCTGGCGGCCGATGCTTGCCGAGGATCTGGACCGGGTCGCGGAGATCGCCGCCGTCGGCTTTCCCGACCATTTCGAGGGCCGGGACTGTTTCGAGAACCGGCTGGCGCTGAGCCCGGCGGGCTGTTTCGTGCTGCAGACGGCGCAGGGGCTGGAGGGCTATCTGGTCGCCTACCCGTGGCGCGTGGATGCCGCGCCGCCCCTGAACACCCTGATCGAGACGATCCCCGGGGATGCGGGCGTGATGTACCTGCACGACCTCGCCCTGACCCCGGCGGTCCGGGGCCAGGGCTGGTCGAGGCCGGCCGTCGCCGCGGTGCTCGATCTGGCGCAGGCCGGCGACTGGCCGACGGTGGCCCTGGTCGCCGTCAACGATGCGGCCGGCTTCTGGCGCGGACACGGCTTCGCGGTGCGCGAGGCCCCGGGCATGGCGGACAAGCTGGCCAGCTACGGCCCGGACGCCCGCTACATGACCAGGCCGGTCTAGGCCGTTCGTCCGCTAAGTTGGCGCGCGGTGTCGCATGGGTTCATCACGGCGAACACAGCGGGGTCACGGAGGGCACGACGGGACCGAGCGGTTGTCGGGGTCGTCGCTCGCCCCTGACGCTGAAAAGACAGAAGGGGCGGCGTCGCCGCCGATCCTCTCTTCCAAGACGTCACGCCCGAAGGAGGGGATCGGCGATGGCACCGCAATCTTGATCCCGTCGTGTTCGCTGTGACCCCGCTGTGCTCGCTGTGATGAACCTCTGCTGGACATCCACGCGTCGACTGACGCGCCGACTGCTCTAGTTCCGGGTCCAGCCCTTCTCGGCCATGCAGGCGCGGAAGGCGTCGCGGCCCTCGGTGCGTTCGTCGCAGTCGGCGCGCGCCGCGTCGAAGGGCTGGGCGTTGTTGCCGTGCCAGGCCGCGTCGTCGCTGTCGGCGTCGATCACGGTGATGCAGCCCGAGGTCATCAGGGCGGCCGACAGGCTGGCGAGGATCAGAAGACGTTTCATGGCAGGCTCCATTGGATCAGAGCCTATCGATGCCATCCGGGGTCGCTGAAATCCCGTTACGAACCCGACATGTAGGTGAATTCGCGGTAAGGTGAAGCTTGAGCCGTGAGCGTGAGTCACGCTTTCGACGGGCCCACGATGTGGGCCCGTCTCAAACGATCAAGCTCTAGGCCTTCGTCGCGACCATCATGTAATTGACGTCGGCATCGGCGCTTTCGCTCCAGCGGTCCGACAGCGGGCTGTAGACCAGGCCATAGGGGCCGCTGACCGCGACCGGCTCGGCCGACAGCATCATCCGGATCTCGTCCGGCTTCACGAACTGGCGCCAGTCGTGGGTCCCGGCGGGCACCCAGCGCAGGATATACTCGGCCGCGACCTTGCCGAGGGCCAGCGACTTCAGCGTGCGGTTCAGGGTCGCCACGATCAGGATGCCGCCGGGGGCGACCAGCCGGGAACAGGCCCGCAGGAAGCTTTCCGGGTCGGCCACGTGCTCGATGATCTCCAGCACCAGGACGACGTCGAACGGCCCTGCCCCCTCGGCCTCCACCTGTTCGACGGTGGCGGCGCGATACGCGATGTCCAGACCCTGTTCGGCGGCGTGGGCCCGGGCGGTGCCGATGTTCTCGGACGAGGCGTCGATGGCCGTGACCGCGAACCCCATCCGCCGCATCGGCTCGGCGATCAGGCCGCCGCCGCAGCCGATGTCGATCAGGCTCAGGCCCGCGAAGGCCTCGCGTTTGGCAGGATCGCGAAGGAAGCGGTCGGCGACGTGGTCGCGGATGAAGGACAGCCGGGCCGGATTGAACCTGTGCAGCGGGGCGAACGGCCCGCGCGCGTCCCACCATTCGGCCGCCTGGGCCGAGAAGCGGGCGACGTCGGCGGGGTCGATACTGGCCCCTTCGGCACGATCGGCGTCGATATCGGCAAAGTCTTGCCCCGTTTGGGGTTTGCGCCCGGACGAGGGGTCGGTAGAAGCGGCCATGGCGCAAGGGTGAACCCCTTTTGCCCCCACCATGCAAGACCGGGATTTCCGCCACGATGACGCGGGCACTATGACAGGACGGGCGGCCAAGCGACTGGTGATGAAGTTCGGCGGCACCTCCATGGGCGACCTGGAGCGGATCCGCCGGGCCGCGCGCATCGTCGCCGCCGAGGTCCGGGCCGGACATTCCGTGGCCGTCGTCGTCTCCGCCATGGCGGGCAAGACCAACGAACTGGTGGCCTGGACCGACGGGGCCGGGGCGGCCGCGCCCGGCCTGCCGCTGTCGGACGACGAATACGACGTGGTGGTCGCCTCGGGCGAACAGGTGACCTCGGGCCTGCTGGCCCTGACCCTGCGCAACATGGGTCTGAACGCGCGCAGCTGGATGGGCTGGCAGATTCCCATCCTGACCGACGAGGACCATGCCCGCGCCCGCATCGTCGACGTGCCGGGCGAGGTCCTGGGGGCGGCGCTGGATGCCGGAGAGATCGCGGTGGTGCCGGGCTTCCAGGGCGTGTCGCCCTCGGGCCGGATCACGACCCTGGGCCGCGGCGGGTCGGACACCTCGGCCGTGGCGGTGGCGGCGGCGCTCGGCTGTCCGTGCGATATCTACACCGACGTCGACGGCGTCTACACCACCGACCCCCGCATCGAGAGCCGGGCACGGCGGCTGGAGAAGGTCTCCTACGAGGAGATGCTGGAGATGGCCTCGCTGGGGGCCAAGGTGCTTCAGACCCGCTCGGTCGAGCTGGCCATGGCCAAACAGGTCCCGGTGCGGGTCCTGTCCAGCTTCATCGAACCCGACGAACACGGCGTCCTGCCCGCCAAGTCCGGCACGCTCATCTGTGACGAGGAAGAAATCGTGGAAAAACGCATCGTGTCCGGCGTGACCATGAGCCGTGACGAGGCCCGGATCACCCTGCTGGGCCTGTCCGACCGGGTCGACGCCCCCGCCGACGTCTTCACCCGCCTGGCCGAGGCCAGCGTCAACGTCGACATGATCGTTCAGTCCCAGGCGCGGACCGAAGGGGC
This DNA window, taken from Brevundimonas subvibrioides ATCC 15264, encodes the following:
- the ubiG gene encoding bifunctional 2-polyprenyl-6-hydroxyphenol methylase/3-demethylubiquinol 3-O-methyltransferase UbiG; translation: MAASTDPSSGRKPQTGQDFADIDADRAEGASIDPADVARFSAQAAEWWDARGPFAPLHRFNPARLSFIRDHVADRFLRDPAKREAFAGLSLIDIGCGGGLIAEPMRRMGFAVTAIDASSENIGTARAHAAEQGLDIAYRAATVEQVEAEGAGPFDVVLVLEIIEHVADPESFLRACSRLVAPGGILIVATLNRTLKSLALGKVAAEYILRWVPAGTHDWRQFVKPDEIRMMLSAEPVAVSGPYGLVYSPLSDRWSESADADVNYMMVATKA
- a CDS encoding DUF1178 family protein translates to MIRYALRCEADHPFEAWFGSSGDYDDQAARGLVECPFCGSRNVAKQIMAPAVSGTRKAAPAVEMARVQTMMMQAAREVRSHVEANFDYVGDTFAREARAIHEGQSEKREIYGEATPAEVKALKADGVPCAALPPAPLDPAKVN
- a CDS encoding carbon-nitrogen hydrolase family protein, translated to MSSSLPIALIQTRTPATAQAALAHVEPLIRQAADGGAKLILTPEGTNLLEQRRDRRGLAVTDEDQDAAVIGLRHLAAELGVWLLIGSAIVKSGHAGDDRAANRSLLIDANGTIVARYDKLHVFDVDLANGETYRESSTIRPGDGACVAGTPWGRMGLTICYDVRFPHLFRQLARAGACMIAVPAAFTVPTGEAHWETLLRARAIETGAFVLAPAQGGTHEDGRRTWGHSIVVGPWGEVIAKLDHDEPGVLHATLDLAAVEAARTSVPQLRHDRDFAPPGDPT
- a CDS encoding GNAT family N-acetyltransferase → MAGGWRPMLAEDLDRVAEIAAVGFPDHFEGRDCFENRLALSPAGCFVLQTAQGLEGYLVAYPWRVDAAPPLNTLIETIPGDAGVMYLHDLALTPAVRGQGWSRPAVAAVLDLAQAGDWPTVALVAVNDAAGFWRGHGFAVREAPGMADKLASYGPDARYMTRPV
- a CDS encoding aspartate kinase, with the translated sequence MTGRAAKRLVMKFGGTSMGDLERIRRAARIVAAEVRAGHSVAVVVSAMAGKTNELVAWTDGAGAAAPGLPLSDDEYDVVVASGEQVTSGLLALTLRNMGLNARSWMGWQIPILTDEDHARARIVDVPGEVLGAALDAGEIAVVPGFQGVSPSGRITTLGRGGSDTSAVAVAAALGCPCDIYTDVDGVYTTDPRIESRARRLEKVSYEEMLEMASLGAKVLQTRSVELAMAKQVPVRVLSSFIEPDEHGVLPAKSGTLICDEEEIVEKRIVSGVTMSRDEARITLLGLSDRVDAPADVFTRLAEASVNVDMIVQSQARTEGAVNLTFTTGRRDAARAADLMRAHQADIGFEEIRVDEDVAKVSVVGVGMRSHAGVAQTMFRALADKGVKFQAISTSEIKISVLIDAAYAELAVRALHSAYGLDAV